A region of Candidatus Cloacimonas sp. DNA encodes the following proteins:
- a CDS encoding glycine--tRNA ligase subunit alpha, whose translation MNFQDIILTLQNYWAKQGCCLVQPYDVEMGAGTFHPFTFFGTLGKKPCAIAYPQPCRRPKDGRYGENPNRFQHYYQFQVIIKPAPEDIQNLYLKSLSAIGIDISQHDIRFVEDDWESPTLGAAGLGWEIWLDGMEISQFTYFQQVGSIDVFPVSVELTYGLERLAMYIQNVDDYRSLIWNETTKYAELFYEREKEFSAYNFEMANTDLLFQLFQDFEKECNSLLDKQLVFPAYDHLLHCSHTFNLLEARGVISVTERASYIARIRNLARLCANIYLTKYNP comes from the coding sequence ATGAACTTTCAAGATATTATTCTCACTTTGCAAAATTATTGGGCAAAACAGGGTTGCTGCTTAGTTCAACCCTACGATGTGGAAATGGGAGCGGGAACTTTTCATCCTTTCACTTTTTTTGGAACCTTAGGAAAAAAACCTTGTGCCATTGCTTATCCTCAACCTTGCCGCCGACCCAAAGATGGAAGATATGGAGAAAATCCCAATCGCTTCCAACATTATTATCAGTTTCAGGTAATTATCAAACCCGCTCCGGAGGACATTCAAAATTTATATCTAAAAAGTTTGTCCGCCATCGGAATAGATATCTCTCAGCACGATATCAGATTTGTAGAAGACGACTGGGAGTCACCAACTTTAGGAGCCGCAGGTTTGGGCTGGGAAATTTGGCTGGATGGAATGGAAATTTCCCAATTTACCTATTTTCAGCAAGTTGGCAGCATTGATGTCTTTCCCGTGAGCGTAGAACTTACTTATGGTTTGGAACGCCTGGCAATGTATATTCAAAATGTTGACGATTATAGAAGTTTGATTTGGAACGAAACCACCAAATATGCGGAACTTTTTTATGAACGCGAAAAAGAATTCAGTGCCTATAATTTTGAAATGGCTAATACCGACCTGTTATTTCAGCTGTTTCAGGACTTTGAAAAGGAGTGTAATTCGCTGTTGGATAAGCAATTGGTCTTTCCTGCCTACGATCATTTGCTCCATTGTTCGCACACTTTTAATTTATTGGAAGCCAGAGGAGTGATAAGTGTTACGGAAAGAGCAAGTTATATAGCTCGCATCCGTAATTTGGCTCGACTTTGTGCCAATATTTATTTAACCAAATACAATCCTTAA
- a CDS encoding MerR family transcriptional regulator — translation MKKYYYTIGEVSNLLGIKPYVIRYWESEFPGLKSKKNSGRIRKFSEQQVLLLRQIYDLLYNQRYTIEGARQKIKQERKTLQAIAKEGLDEKAISLIQTSEIKPEITELLQDLKSDLVHIQQTCKKFQQDKK, via the coding sequence ATGAAAAAATATTATTATACTATCGGCGAAGTGAGTAATTTATTAGGCATTAAGCCCTATGTAATTCGCTATTGGGAAAGTGAATTTCCGGGGCTGAAGTCCAAAAAAAACTCAGGACGCATCCGCAAATTTAGTGAACAGCAGGTCCTTTTACTCCGTCAAATTTATGATTTGCTCTATAATCAACGCTATACGATTGAAGGGGCAAGACAGAAAATCAAACAGGAAAGAAAAACCTTGCAGGCAATTGCCAAAGAAGGTCTTGACGAGAAAGCCATTTCTTTAATACAGACATCAGAAATAAAACCCGAAATTACGGAACTGTTACAGGATTTGAAAAGTGATTTAGTCCATATTCAACAGACCTGTAAAAAATTTCAACAGGATAAAAAATGA
- the lnt gene encoding apolipoprotein N-acyltransferase — protein MPSLLWILLSALLLSLSRLPLHLGWLVFVGWIPLLFVLERKKVKLWQAGAIFSVVYVGVVMYWIAGVTFFGLIGIAIVYFLYYWLCFYAIKRISGISRWLFYPGFISVMLSFEYLQNFGETRFPWFNNAYSLSDYTVLIQAADLGGVILLSLLILLINVLLYEVLINKKTKCLFYIVGIFMLWIGYGIYCLNYLPLQKQEPKITVMQPSIPQEEKWDDKAYRQILQRYEVLCANASKDSTRMIIFPEAAMPVYLMYDSFAQSYIKGLMRKYQLEIFTGFPHFTTAPENSINDELYYNAAALFKPDGSIPALYYKNILVPVGERMLWLNVFPFLWKLQFGQANWEFGNGPAYYQTDSLEFSPSICYELAFAEFHQKMAIRKDKETGKWKKADFLVNITNDAWFGTSYGPWLHSLMAKFRAVENRIQIYRSANTGISLIVDPMGRILAKAGLFEITNLSAPLYICPKIPVYHYIAKYPWILVIFSAALFLFSFFYRKPKSEAL, from the coding sequence GTGCCTTCTTTGCTTTGGATTTTACTTTCGGCGTTATTGCTTTCGCTTTCCCGTTTACCTTTGCATTTGGGTTGGTTGGTTTTTGTAGGTTGGATTCCGCTTTTATTTGTATTGGAACGGAAAAAAGTAAAACTCTGGCAAGCGGGAGCTATTTTTTCCGTTGTTTATGTCGGGGTAGTTATGTATTGGATAGCGGGAGTTACTTTTTTCGGTTTAATTGGGATTGCCATCGTTTATTTTCTTTATTACTGGCTTTGTTTTTATGCCATTAAGAGGATAAGCGGAATTTCCCGCTGGCTTTTTTACCCCGGTTTTATAAGTGTGATGCTCAGTTTTGAGTATTTGCAAAACTTTGGTGAAACCAGATTTCCGTGGTTTAATAATGCCTATTCGCTTTCCGATTATACGGTTTTAATTCAGGCAGCGGATTTGGGGGGAGTGATTCTGCTTTCTTTGCTCATTTTGCTGATTAATGTTTTGCTTTACGAAGTCCTGATTAACAAGAAGACCAAATGTCTATTTTACATTGTTGGCATTTTTATGCTTTGGATTGGCTATGGCATATACTGTCTAAATTATTTGCCACTGCAAAAACAGGAGCCGAAAATAACCGTTATGCAGCCCTCTATCCCTCAGGAAGAAAAATGGGACGATAAAGCTTATCGGCAAATCTTACAGCGTTATGAAGTTCTTTGTGCCAATGCTTCCAAAGATTCCACGCGTATGATTATTTTTCCGGAAGCGGCGATGCCGGTTTACTTAATGTATGATAGTTTTGCGCAATCATATATAAAAGGTCTGATGCGAAAATATCAGCTGGAAATTTTTACCGGTTTTCCGCATTTTACTACTGCACCGGAAAATAGCATCAATGACGAATTATATTATAATGCCGCCGCTCTTTTCAAACCGGATGGCTCGATTCCTGCATTATATTATAAAAACATATTGGTGCCGGTGGGGGAAAGAATGTTGTGGCTAAATGTTTTTCCTTTCTTATGGAAACTACAATTTGGCCAGGCAAATTGGGAATTTGGCAATGGGCCTGCTTACTACCAAACGGACAGTTTGGAATTTTCTCCTTCTATTTGTTACGAACTGGCTTTTGCAGAATTTCACCAAAAAATGGCTATTCGCAAAGATAAAGAGACCGGCAAATGGAAAAAAGCCGATTTTTTGGTTAATATCACCAATGACGCTTGGTTTGGAACTTCTTACGGTCCCTGGCTCCATTCCTTGATGGCAAAATTTAGGGCTGTGGAAAACCGCATCCAGATTTATCGTAGTGCCAATACAGGCATTTCTTTGATTGTGGACCCTATGGGCAGGATATTAGCGAAAGCAGGGCTATTTGAAATAACCAATTTGTCGGCGCCTCTCTATATCTGTCCCAAAATACCGGTTTACCACTATATTGCCAAATATCCGTGGATTTTGGTTATATTTTCAGCAGCACTTTTCCTCTTCAGTTTCTTTTATCGGAAACCTAAAAGCGAGGCATTATGA